One window from the genome of Jiangella alba encodes:
- a CDS encoding nucleotidyltransferase domain-containing protein, whose translation MFTPDERSALRDALVCAARADDRIDGAALTGSAARGAEDDWSDIDLAFGLADGADQAAVMADWTAVMCQRHGAVAHLDSPRGGTIYRVFLLASTLQVDIAFAPAAEFGAIAPTFRLLFGAARDVPAATPPAAGGLVGMGWLYALHARSSIERGRAWQALYMINGLRDQVVALACLRHDLPAHQGRGVDALPESVTAPLAGSLVGALDDPALRRAFAVATEALLAEARHVDPDLADRLTAPLRALSGGSVAAGDEPQ comes from the coding sequence GTGTTCACCCCGGACGAGCGCTCGGCGCTCCGCGACGCCCTGGTCTGCGCCGCCCGCGCCGACGACCGCATCGACGGCGCCGCGCTCACCGGGTCGGCGGCGCGCGGCGCCGAGGACGACTGGTCCGACATCGACCTCGCGTTCGGCCTGGCCGACGGCGCCGACCAGGCCGCGGTGATGGCCGACTGGACCGCCGTCATGTGCCAGCGCCACGGCGCGGTCGCGCACCTCGACTCCCCGCGCGGCGGCACCATCTACCGGGTGTTCCTGCTGGCCAGCACGTTGCAGGTGGACATCGCGTTCGCGCCGGCCGCGGAGTTCGGCGCCATCGCCCCGACCTTCCGGCTGCTGTTCGGCGCCGCCCGCGACGTCCCGGCCGCGACGCCGCCGGCGGCCGGCGGGCTGGTCGGGATGGGCTGGCTGTACGCGCTGCACGCGCGGTCCAGCATCGAGCGCGGCCGGGCCTGGCAGGCGCTGTACATGATCAACGGCCTGCGCGACCAGGTCGTCGCGCTGGCCTGCCTGCGCCACGACCTCCCCGCCCACCAGGGCCGCGGCGTCGACGCCCTGCCCGAGTCCGTGACGGCGCCGCTGGCCGGCTCGCTCGTCGGCGCCCTCGACGACCCGGCGCTGCGCCGCGCGTTCGCCGTCGCGACCGAGGCGCTGCTGGCCGAGGCCCGCCACGTCGACCCCGACCTGGCCGACCGGCTGACGGCGCCGCTGCGGGCGCTGTCAGGCGGCTCAGTCGCGGCCGGCGACGAACCGCAGTAG
- a CDS encoding nuclear transport factor 2 family protein: MPHTPDAPAGSLAAAETELQRAQLAGDVVALDSLLHADVVYVAPDGGTFSKSQDLESHSSGQLRLTRLEQRQGSARQFDAAGVTRAWVSIAGLAGGQPFEAEMVYTRTWLFHDGGWRVVQAQGASIPNRQA; this comes from the coding sequence ATGCCACACACCCCGGACGCCCCTGCCGGCTCGCTGGCCGCCGCCGAGACCGAGTTGCAGCGGGCCCAACTGGCAGGCGACGTCGTCGCGCTGGACTCCCTGCTGCACGCCGACGTCGTCTACGTCGCCCCCGATGGCGGCACCTTCAGCAAGTCACAGGACCTGGAGTCGCACTCCTCCGGGCAGCTGCGGCTGACGAGGCTGGAACAGCGCCAGGGCAGCGCTCGTCAGTTCGATGCGGCGGGGGTCACGCGGGCGTGGGTCAGCATCGCGGGCCTCGCGGGCGGCCAGCCGTTCGAGGCCGAGATGGTCTACACGCGCACCTGGCTGTTCCACGACGGCGGGTGGCGGGTCGTCCAGGCACAGGGCGCGAGCATCCCGAACCGGCAGGCGTGA
- a CDS encoding SDR family NAD(P)-dependent oxidoreductase: MDEGRLAGRVALVTGASRGIGAAVARAYAAEGASVALGYEPRADMAAQAEELAAELRTAGTKAVALAADLADPGAVQELVDGARAHLGPLDIVVANAALSAQSSWRDISVADWDRVFAVNLRGSWLLARAAYPDLVAGGRGSIITVSSVMARTGQAGALHYTASKAGIIGLTRALAREAGPDGVRVNAVMPGAIRTEHEEALEPDPDAVFEQITAVQALKRRGTAADVAGAFVYLAGDESAFVTGQVLTVDGGWVFG; the protein is encoded by the coding sequence GTGGACGAGGGTCGGCTGGCCGGACGGGTGGCGCTGGTGACGGGCGCGTCCCGTGGCATCGGCGCGGCGGTGGCCCGAGCGTACGCCGCCGAGGGCGCGTCCGTCGCGCTGGGCTACGAGCCGCGTGCCGACATGGCCGCACAGGCCGAGGAGCTCGCGGCCGAGCTGCGCACGGCCGGCACGAAGGCGGTCGCGCTGGCGGCCGACCTCGCCGACCCCGGCGCCGTCCAGGAGCTGGTCGACGGCGCCCGCGCCCACCTCGGCCCGCTCGACATCGTCGTCGCCAACGCCGCGCTGTCGGCGCAGTCGTCGTGGCGCGACATCAGCGTCGCCGACTGGGACCGCGTCTTCGCCGTCAACCTGCGCGGCAGCTGGCTGCTGGCCCGCGCCGCGTACCCCGACCTCGTCGCCGGCGGCCGCGGCTCGATCATCACCGTCAGCAGCGTCATGGCCCGCACCGGACAGGCCGGCGCGCTGCACTACACCGCCAGCAAGGCCGGCATCATCGGGCTCACCCGGGCGCTGGCGCGCGAGGCCGGCCCCGACGGCGTCCGCGTCAACGCCGTCATGCCCGGCGCCATCCGCACCGAGCACGAGGAGGCGCTCGAGCCCGACCCCGACGCGGTGTTCGAGCAGATCACCGCCGTGCAGGCACTGAAGCGACGGGGGACCGCGGCCGACGTCGCCGGCGCCTTCGTCTACCTCGCCGGCGACGAGAGCGCGTTCGTCACCGGCCAGGTCCTCACCGTCGACGGGGGCTGGGTGTTCGGCTGA
- a CDS encoding aminotransferase class V-fold PLP-dependent enzyme, with protein sequence MEHDDEVRAAAAGYLGVDAAAIALTGSTTMGLGLVYHGLALRPGDHVLTTTHDFYSTHEALRLAAARAGAEVEQVALYDDPAAASADEVTGRLAAAIRPATRVVALTWVHSSTGVKLPVRAIADAVAAANAGRADADRAILVLDAVHGLGADAAQPGDLGCDVFVSGTHKWLFGPRGTGLVWAAAGAGVAVAPTIPSFTAPSFVNWFSGDDQPSPFGVGNTPGGYQAFEHRWAATEAFAFHQAIGPDRVAARTQELATRLKDGLADVGGVRLVTPRDPGLSAGLVCVEVARGDPSELVRQLRDARIVASLTPYRETYVRFGTSIVTTPDQVDAAVEAVDELTR encoded by the coding sequence GTGGAACACGACGACGAGGTGCGGGCGGCCGCCGCGGGGTACCTCGGGGTCGACGCGGCCGCGATCGCGCTGACCGGCAGCACGACCATGGGGCTCGGCCTCGTCTACCACGGGCTCGCGCTGCGCCCCGGCGACCACGTCCTCACCACCACCCACGACTTCTACTCCACGCACGAGGCGCTGCGGCTGGCGGCCGCCCGAGCCGGCGCCGAGGTCGAGCAGGTCGCCCTCTACGACGACCCCGCCGCGGCGTCGGCGGACGAGGTGACCGGACGGCTGGCGGCGGCCATCCGGCCGGCCACGCGGGTCGTCGCGCTGACGTGGGTGCACTCGAGCACCGGAGTGAAGCTGCCGGTGCGCGCCATCGCCGACGCCGTCGCCGCGGCCAACGCCGGCCGGGCCGACGCCGACCGCGCGATCCTGGTGCTCGACGCCGTCCACGGGCTGGGCGCCGACGCCGCGCAGCCCGGCGACCTCGGCTGCGACGTGTTCGTGTCGGGCACGCACAAGTGGCTGTTCGGCCCGCGCGGCACCGGCCTGGTCTGGGCCGCGGCGGGCGCGGGGGTCGCGGTCGCGCCGACCATCCCGTCGTTCACCGCGCCCAGCTTCGTCAACTGGTTCTCCGGCGACGACCAGCCCAGCCCGTTCGGCGTCGGCAACACCCCCGGCGGCTACCAGGCGTTCGAGCACCGCTGGGCCGCCACCGAGGCGTTCGCGTTCCACCAGGCCATCGGGCCCGACCGCGTCGCCGCGCGCACGCAGGAACTGGCGACGCGCCTCAAGGACGGCCTGGCCGACGTCGGTGGCGTCCGGCTGGTCACGCCGCGCGACCCCGGGCTGTCGGCCGGGCTGGTCTGTGTCGAGGTCGCCCGCGGCGACCCGTCCGAGCTGGTCCGGCAGCTGCGCGACGCACGCATCGTCGCCTCCCTGACGCCGTACCGCGAGACCTACGTCCGGTTCGGCACCAGCATCGTCACGACCCCTGACCAGGTCGACGCCGCCGTCGAGGCGGTCGACGAGCTCACCCGGTAG